A single genomic interval of Helianthus annuus cultivar XRQ/B chromosome 13, HanXRQr2.0-SUNRISE, whole genome shotgun sequence harbors:
- the LOC110903282 gene encoding transcription factor MYC2 has protein sequence MSSLSTSTMPEPSLKTRLKFILQNRPERWLYAIFWQASIDTNGCRVLSWAESYFHDSVPSITIDHETIFGCEDISDIQWLAMSSLSMCFPSGHDVVGRSYSSGSCIWLDTIELKNYNSKRTEDVRVHGIKSLVCIPTKHGVVELGSCDSATQDGGLIQLTKSVFDSAIFFNINRNNILGCENPSKYTHDYASESHEEVMSMKKMKMSSTTDVTRVPKPRGRRAKAVAVAPPETVGPGPHVEAERQRREKLNQLFYALRSVVPHVSNMNKASLLADAVTYINELKSKIQTLEKNKMIGSRTATVDHSRADEIEVEVMLLGSDAMIRVQSANVNHPAAKLMDALKILDLRVHYASVSSVKGLMLQEVIVKIPSGFTCEEDTLRLAILDKM, from the coding sequence ATGTCATCACTTAGCACATCCACCATGCCAGAACCCTCACTCAAAACCCGCCTCAAGTTCATCCTCCAAAACCGGCCGGAAAGATGGCTCTACGCCATATTCTGGCAAGCCTCCATAGACACCAACGGCTGTCGTGTTCTCTCGTGGGCCGAAAGTTATTTTCACGACTCGGTTCCTTCAATAACAATCGATCACGAGACCATCTTTGGTTGCGAAGACATATCCGACATCCAATGGTTGGCTATGTCTTCGCTTTCCATGTGTTTTCCATCTGGACATGATGTCGTGGGCCGGAGTTATAGTTCCGGATCATGCATatggctggatactatagaactAAAGAACTACAACAGTAAAAGAACTGAAGATGTTAGAGTTCATGGTATCAAATCATTGGTTTGTATTCCAACCAAACACGGAGTTGTTGAGTTGGGTTCTTGTGATAGTGCAACACAAGACGGTGGTCTAATCCAGTTAACGAAATCCGTATTTGATTCCGCTATCTTTTTCAACATCAACCGCAATAATATTCTTGGATGTGAAAACCCTAGTAAGTATACTCATGATTATGCAAGTGAAAGTCATGAGGAAGTGATGAGtatgaagaagatgaaaatgTCATCAACAACGGATGTTACAAGGGTGCCAAAACCGAGGGGAAGACGAGCAAAGGCGGTTGCTGTTGCTCCGCCTGAAACAGTGGGACCTGGGCCCCATGTTGAGGCGGAGCGACAGAGGAGAGAGAAGCTAAACCAATTGTTTTATGCTCTCCGGAGTGTGGTTCCGCATGTTTCGAATATGAACAAAGCTTCTTTATTAGCTGATGCGGTTACTTATATCAATGAGCTTAAATCCAAGATCCAAACATTGGAGAAGAATAAGATGATAGGATCAAGAACAGCCACCGTTGATCACTCGAGGGCAGATGAGATTGAAGTCGAGGTGATGTTGCTAGGATCGGATGCGATGATTAGGGTTCAATCAGCGAATGTTAACCATCCGGCAGCGAAGTTGATGGATGCGCTAAAAATATTAGATTTAAGAGTTCACTATGCAAGTGTGTCAAGTGTGAAGGGTTTGATGCTGCAAGAAGTTATTGTGAAGATTCCTAGTGGATTCACATGTGAAGAAGACACCTTGAGACTTGCTATTCTTGACAAAATGTAG